Proteins from a genomic interval of Euleptes europaea isolate rEulEur1 chromosome 18, rEulEur1.hap1, whole genome shotgun sequence:
- the LOC130489831 gene encoding T-complex protein 1 subunit theta-like — MAAHVPMAPGFPQMLKEGMKCFTGLQETLFSNLTACKALVRSLRTCYGPMGRNKLVVNHLGKSFHTSHAATILRELELENPVACLLRTAAETQEEETGDGTNYVVLLAGALLENAEKLLRSGLPVVHIRAGYEMACKEALRLLPGLICHVLKKPHDVDEVRWVLQTIVGSKIFGHQKFLSRLVAKACVLVLPHAGTPFNPEFIRICKVPGGDVANSRVVEGVVTCTEAEGIIKRVERARVAVYSCPFGPAGLEAKSTAIFQSAEQLKDFGGDEEKLMEHRVQTIAMASVNTIVVGGKVEDMALFYANKYRIMVVRLSSRMELQSLCRAVGATLLLSLVPPLPEAIGHCRRVYMSEIGSTSVVIFSQDGAACPVVTVVLRGATQEMLDCLEEAVHDGVSVYKVLGSDPRLLPGSGATEMALSVRLSTLGMYYPGSEQYGILEFSQALKTLPAILAENAGLPVNEVMAKMEVQHQLGTQNTGIKLVAEEAETISAIKEGLLDPLLVKHRAITLATQVTVMLLGVSEIMVAKKSGGPKPRGENPNWDKESDILE; from the coding sequence atGGCTGCCCACGTGCCCATGGCCCCTGGCTTTCCTCAGATGCTCAAGGAGGGCATGAAATGTTTCACCGGCTTACAGGAGACCCTCTTCAGCAACCTGACAGCCTGCAAAGCTTTGGTGCGCTCCCTGCGCACCTGTTACGGCCCCATGGGCCGTAACAAACTGGTGGTCAACCATCTCGGCAAGAGCTTCCACACCTCCCACGCTGCCACCATTTTGCGCGAGCTGGAACTGGAAAATCCTGTGGCCTGTCTGCTGCGCACCGCTGCCGAAACCCAAGAGGAAGAGACGGGCGATGGCACGAATTACGTCGTCCTCCTGGCAGGGGCCTTGCTGGAGAACGCAGAGAAGCTCCTGCGGTCCGGCCTGCCGGTGGTCCACATCCGTGCCGGCTATGAGATGGCCTGCAAGGAAGCCCTGCGCCTGCTGCCCGGCCTCATCTGCCACGTCCTGAAGAAACCACACGACGTGGACGAGGTGAGGTGGGTCCTGCAGACCATTGTGGGCAGCAAGATCTTTGGCCACCAGAAGTTCTTGTCCAGGCTGGTGGCCAAGGCCTGCGTCTTGGTGCTGCCCCATGCCGGCACCCCCTTCAACCCGGAATTCATCCGTATCTGCAAAGTCCCAGGAGGGGATGTGGCCAATTCCCGCGTCGTGGAGGGTGTGGTCACCTGCACAGAGGCTGAAGGGATCATCAAGCGGGTCGAGAGGGCTCGCGTCGCGGTCTACTCGTGCCCCTTTGGCCCAGCTGGATTGGAAGCCAAGAGCACCGCCATTTTCCAGAGCGCAGAACAGCTGAAGGACTTCGGTGGCGACGAAGAGAAACTGATGGAGCATCGTGTTCAGACCATCGCTATGGCCAGCGTCAACACGATCGTCGTTGGAGGGAAGGTAGAAGATATGGCGCTCTTCTATGCCAACAAGTACAGGATCATGGTGGTGCGGCTGAGTTCCCGCATGGAGTTGCAGAGCCTATGCCGGGCGGTGGGAGCCACTCTCCTGCTCAGTTTGGTCCCCCCGCTTCCTGAAGCAATCGGGCACTGCCGCCGCGTCTACATGAGCGAGATCGGCAGCACCAGCGTGGTCATATTCAGTCAAGACGGGGCTGCTTGCCCTGTGGTCACGGTGGTGCTCCGAGGAGCCACCCAGGAGATGCTGGATTGCTTGGAAGAAGCCGTCCATGACGGAGTCAGCGTCTACAAAGTCTTGGGCAGCGACCCGCGGCTCCTGCCCGGCTCTGGAGCCACTGAGATGGCCCTATCGGTGCGGCTCAGCACTCTCGGGATGTACTATCCCGGATCCGAGCAATATGGCATCTTGGAATTCTCCCAAGCCTTGAAAACGCTTCCGGCCATCCTGGCTGAAAACGCTGGGCTGCCAGTCAACGAGGTGATGGCCAAGATGGAGGTTCAGCACCAGCTGGGCACGCAAAACACCGGCATCAAATTGGTCGCTGAGGAAGCCGAGACTATCAGCGCCATCAAGGAAGGCCTGCTGGATCCCTTATTGGTCAAACACAGGGCCATCACCCTCGCCACCCAGGTGACGGTCATGCTGCTGGGTGTCAGCGAGATCATGGTGGCCAAGAAGAGTGGGGGGCCCAAGCCCAGAGGGGAGAACCCCAACTGGGACAAAGAGTCGGATATACTGGAATGA